The Pseudomonadota bacterium DNA segment TATGGCAGCCGCGAGGCTGGCTACTGCAGCCAGGGTGCTCGCGTTCAGCAAGACAGCGCCCGCCGCACTCTTGGCTTGCTCGCCCATGCGCCGCGCTACCATCGCCTGGGTGCCCACGGAGATGGCGGAGAAGAACCCTCCGACAGCCCAGAGCAGCGTGAGCGCGTGGGTCAGCATCCCCTGGCCGTTGCTGCGAGCCGGCTCCTCGAGCTGCCCGATGAACCACGTGTCCACGATGTTGACGGCCGTCTGCGTGAGAAAGGCCAACATCGCGGGCACGGCCAGGAACAGAATCCGGCGCGTGTCGGCAGCCGAAACGAAAATGCTCTTGGCAGCACGGCTGGCTGCGGCTGTGGTCACGAGCGGCCGCACTGTACGGACGACGGATGCCGTTGACAAGCACAAGGCGCTGGACTAGCTCAGCTTCCACGCGCTCCAGGGTCAACTCGCAAGCCTACGAGAGGGAAGCACCGTGCAACCACAACTGAGGGCTCGACCGAGGCAAGACAGCCAATCCGCTGACATCACGTTCGCCGCCGCGCCGGCGGCATGGCTCAGACCCGCCGGGTCGTTCAGCTCGGCGACCATGGCGTTGCTGTCCAGCCTGGTTTTTGGTTTGGCAGCCTGCGGGCCGGACTATCCCAAGTGCGACGATGACAAGGACTGCCACAAGGGTGAGTTCTGTGTGAACAAAATGTGCCAGAAGTGCAGGGACAGCGGCGACTGCGGTCCAGGCCAGGAGTGCAGCGGAGGACGCTGCGACGACATCGAGGGCTATTGCGCCGGCGACGGTGACTGCGCACACGGACAGGAGTGCAGCGACGGCCGATGCATCGACAAGCTCGAGCCGCCCGATCCCGAGCCCGAACCGCCGCCCCCGCCCGAAGAGCCGCGCTGCTCGGTGCAGTCGGTGTACTTCGACTACGACTCGAGCGAGCTCACGGCCGGCACCCGTGATCGTCTGAGCAGCAACGCTCGCTGCCTGGGTACGCGAGGCTACCGGAACGTGCACCTGACCGGGTTCACCGATCCTCGCGGCACCGAGGAGTACAATCTGGCGCTCGGTGATCGGCGGGCTCGCTCGGCCAGGCAGTACCTGCAGTCGTTTGGCGTCGACGCCCATATCACGACTTCGTCCATGGGCGAAGAGATGGCGCGGGGCATGGATGAATCGAGCTGGGCGGAGGATCGCCGGGTTGATTTCGACGCGCGCTGAGAGCCCCGTGTCGAGGCGTCGGTTCGAAACGAGGCCGCCGGGTGGGCTCATGATCCTGCTGCTGCTGCCTTGGTGCTTGAGCGGATGCTTCTTGTGGACGACGCGTGGCGAGGGGGATTTGCTGCGCCAGAGCACGGATACCCACGCGCAGCGCCTGGAGGCGCTCGACCAGCGCATCAGCAAGCTGGAGGCCGGGCTGGTGTCCGAGCAGGAGCGGCTCGCCACCCAGATCACGCAGCTGCAACAGGTCCTCGACGAGGCTACCGCCGTGCTCAGGCGCAACAACGCCGATGTGGGCGCAGAGGTCCAGCAGCTCAAGGAACAGCTGGCCGCCGTCGAGGGCCAGCTGGCCGAGACCATGCATCACATCGACAACGCCGCACGCGAAGCGGCGAGCATGCGAGGGCAGCTCGAGCAGCGTCTCGACAAGGTCGCACGCAAGGCGGGGCTCGATATGCCGATCGACGAGAAGGAGATCCCCAAGGACAAGGTTGCCCACTACACCAAGGCCTACAGGGCCTTTCAGAACAACGAGCATTCGGTGGCACGCGCCCTGTTCAGAGCGTACATGGAGCGCTACAGCGACGACGACCAAGTCGACGACGCACAGTATTGGATCGGCCTGAGCTACTTGAGTGCCCACCGGCCTGCGACGGCCCTGGGCGAGTTCCAAAAGATCATCAAGAATCACTCGAAGAGCAACGTGATCGACGATGCGCTTTACGGCATGGCGGAATCTTTTTGGCAGCTGCATGCGTGCACCGACGCCAAGAACGCGCTGGCTGCTCTGCTGAAGCGCCGGCCGCGCAAAGCCCTGCTGCAGCAGGCCAAGCAGCTGCAGCGCCAGGTGCAGCGCGCCAAGGGCGGCTACTGCACGTCGTAGTGCTCGATTCGCTGGCTCGCGATGTGATTTGCGCGCGGACATGAAGCAGGCGCCCGACCCGGAGGTTTTTGTCGAGATAGAAGGCCGAGTGCGCGAGCTCTACGAGGGCATGCTCGATCCTATCGCCGCTCGCTTCGACTTCGAACCCTCGCCCTCTGGGCAGACATCGGGCACTCCGCTCGTGCTGTTTCTGGGCAACCACTCCTCGGGCAAGTCTTCGTTCATCAACCACCTGACGGGCGAGCAGCTGCAGCGTACAGGCATCGCGCCCATCGACGACGGCTTCACGATCCTTGCCCATGGTGACAAGGTCGAGGATCGCGACGGCGCAGCTATCGTCACCGATCCCGACTTGCCATGGGGCGACCTGCAGAAGTTCGGGCCTCAGCTCACGAGCCACCTGCGCATGAGGCGCCTCCAAAACCCCAAGCTCCAGGGGATCGCGCTGGTGGACTCGCCCGGGATGATCGATTCCGCGGACGCCAAGATCGACCGCGGCTACGATTTTTCGGCGGTTGTGCGCTGGTTCGCCGAACGCGCCGACGTCATCCTGCTGCTCTTCGACCCGGACAAGCCAGGTACCACCGGTGAGACGTTGCAGGTGCTCACGCACGCGCTCACGGGCCAGGATCACAAGCTTTTGTTGATCTTCAACAAGGTCGATCGCTTCACGACCATGCGCGATTTTGCGCGCGCCTACGGTGCCCTGTGCTGGAACCTTGCCAAGGCCATCCCGCGCAAGGATCTGCCGCACGTCTACAACACCTACCTGCCCTCCGTCGAACGTCCCGTGCCGGCCAAGAGCATTCCCCTTGCCGACTTCGATCGCTCGCTCGACGAGGTGGCGGCCGAGGTGCAGCGGGCTCCCTACAGGCGGCTCGACAACGTGATCAGCCATCTGTACGAGTACACCCGGCGCTTGCGCCTGCACACACAAGTGCTGACCCAGCTGAGCCGCGAACGGTTGAAGCACAAGCTGCACACCTGGCTTGCCGGAGGCGCCATCGCGCTGACGGCAGTGCTCGCCATCAGCGCAGCCTATGCCTGGGCTGGCGAGACGCGCTGGCAGTGGATAACCGGCTTGCTGCTCGTGGCCGCCGCTGCCTGTGCCGGCACGTACGGCGTGCACGTTTGGCAGCGACGTGCGCGCCAGAAGACCCTATCGCTCGAGGCTCTGTTCGAGCGCGCGTTCTCGCGCGAGCTGGCCCTGGACGACGAAGCCGACGACCTGCGCGCCCTGTGGCAGGCTGGCCGCGAGCGCGTAAACCGCGCTCTGCTCGCCCAGGGTGCTCACCCGCCTCGCCTGCGCAGCTACGAGCTGCGCTGCATCTCCCAGATCCTCGACGAACAAGTACCCGAGCTACGCGCCTATGCCAGCGATTTCCTGAGCGGCGGCGCAGAGCGGCCCGCAAGCTAAGGGCCCGCGGAAGAATAACTCATCCATCTCACCGGTTCCGACCACCGCTGGCTATGTTGCGCCTCCTCCAAATATCCCCAATATTCCTCGTCGATGCGCCTTGCCAACGGTGCCCGGCCCTCGGCGATACAGACGAGTTATTCTTCCGCGGGCCCTAAGGAGTCGTGGCCGTCCTGGGCGGCAGGGACAAAGCGATGCCGGTAAGCCATTCGTCCATCACGAGACTCGCGCGGCCGGGGATCTCCAAACCCGCCACGAGCCTGTTCGTGGCCGTCTGGTCTGGGCTCGGGTTGTGCGGCGGATGCCAGGACCCTTCCGGCAGCCAACGTGAGCCCGGCGTCGAGGCACACCCGGCGCAACCAACAGCACAACCGACCCCCAAGATGCAAGGATCGCCGCGTGCGAGCGCGCCGACCCTGAAGTCGACGTACCGCGTGCCCGCACCCGAAGTGGTCCAGATCGTGGACGC contains these protein-coding regions:
- a CDS encoding OmpA family protein, whose amino-acid sequence is MQPQLRARPRQDSQSADITFAAAPAAWLRPAGSFSSATMALLSSLVFGLAACGPDYPKCDDDKDCHKGEFCVNKMCQKCRDSGDCGPGQECSGGRCDDIEGYCAGDGDCAHGQECSDGRCIDKLEPPDPEPEPPPPPEEPRCSVQSVYFDYDSSELTAGTRDRLSSNARCLGTRGYRNVHLTGFTDPRGTEEYNLALGDRRARSARQYLQSFGVDAHITTSSMGEEMARGMDESSWAEDRRVDFDAR
- a CDS encoding dynamin family protein; the encoded protein is MKQAPDPEVFVEIEGRVRELYEGMLDPIAARFDFEPSPSGQTSGTPLVLFLGNHSSGKSSFINHLTGEQLQRTGIAPIDDGFTILAHGDKVEDRDGAAIVTDPDLPWGDLQKFGPQLTSHLRMRRLQNPKLQGIALVDSPGMIDSADAKIDRGYDFSAVVRWFAERADVILLLFDPDKPGTTGETLQVLTHALTGQDHKLLLIFNKVDRFTTMRDFARAYGALCWNLAKAIPRKDLPHVYNTYLPSVERPVPAKSIPLADFDRSLDEVAAEVQRAPYRRLDNVISHLYEYTRRLRLHTQVLTQLSRERLKHKLHTWLAGGAIALTAVLAISAAYAWAGETRWQWITGLLLVAAAACAGTYGVHVWQRRARQKTLSLEALFERAFSRELALDDEADDLRALWQAGRERVNRALLAQGAHPPRLRSYELRCISQILDEQVPELRAYASDFLSGGAERPAS
- a CDS encoding tetratricopeptide repeat protein; this translates as MSRRRFETRPPGGLMILLLLPWCLSGCFLWTTRGEGDLLRQSTDTHAQRLEALDQRISKLEAGLVSEQERLATQITQLQQVLDEATAVLRRNNADVGAEVQQLKEQLAAVEGQLAETMHHIDNAAREAASMRGQLEQRLDKVARKAGLDMPIDEKEIPKDKVAHYTKAYRAFQNNEHSVARALFRAYMERYSDDDQVDDAQYWIGLSYLSAHRPATALGEFQKIIKNHSKSNVIDDALYGMAESFWQLHACTDAKNALAALLKRRPRKALLQQAKQLQRQVQRAKGGYCTS